Proteins found in one Bremerella volcania genomic segment:
- a CDS encoding DUF1501 domain-containing protein, translating to MLSRRQWLGQAACGFGSVALNWMLQRDAAAADGLGLLGAPHASPKVRSVIFLYMDGGPSQVDTFDPKPLLNKYDGQPFPAETEPTQFNNLGGTLASPWKFQKYGQSGIEVSELFPNVAKHVDDLALIRSMTSNFSEHTNANYFLHTGSGLQGRPSMGAWTTYGLGSENDNLPGFVVLNGGLIPPGGLDNFNSGFLPAAFQGSIFAASDPPVANIRSRDKSPAAQRSKLDLLNKLDQLTLDQVGRNDQMESAIANYELAYRMQSAVPNLMDLADETPQTLEEYGLNHSYDPTKTFGRLCLLSRRLVERGVRFVELTVPNVGHDRWDQHSNLKDGHEKNCLAVDQPIAALLADLKRRGMLDSTLVVWGGEFGRTPFAQGKNGRDHNPFGFTMWMAGGGVKGGTVYGSTDEFGYKVVENRVEMYDLHATILHLLGVDHRRLTFRFSGRDMRLTDVHGHVLHDILV from the coding sequence ATGCTGAGCCGTCGCCAATGGTTAGGCCAGGCCGCTTGCGGTTTTGGTTCGGTCGCGCTCAACTGGATGCTGCAGCGCGACGCGGCCGCGGCGGATGGACTAGGCCTGCTGGGGGCTCCACACGCGTCGCCGAAAGTCCGTAGCGTCATTTTCCTGTACATGGACGGGGGACCTTCCCAGGTGGATACGTTCGACCCGAAACCCCTGTTGAATAAGTACGATGGTCAGCCATTTCCAGCGGAAACAGAGCCGACGCAGTTCAATAACCTGGGCGGAACGCTGGCGAGCCCTTGGAAGTTTCAGAAGTACGGACAAAGTGGCATTGAGGTCAGCGAACTCTTCCCGAATGTGGCCAAGCACGTCGATGACCTGGCCCTCATTCGCTCGATGACGTCGAACTTCTCCGAACATACCAACGCCAATTACTTCCTGCATACCGGCAGCGGCTTGCAGGGACGCCCCAGCATGGGAGCTTGGACGACCTATGGTCTAGGCAGTGAGAACGACAACTTGCCGGGGTTCGTGGTGCTCAATGGTGGGCTGATCCCGCCGGGCGGGCTCGATAACTTCAACAGCGGTTTCCTGCCGGCGGCATTTCAAGGGTCGATCTTCGCCGCCAGTGATCCGCCGGTGGCCAACATCCGCTCGCGCGATAAGAGCCCGGCGGCGCAGCGCAGTAAGTTGGATTTATTGAATAAGCTTGACCAACTGACGCTCGATCAGGTTGGCAGGAACGACCAGATGGAATCGGCGATTGCCAATTACGAACTGGCTTATCGGATGCAATCGGCGGTGCCCAACCTGATGGATCTCGCCGACGAAACTCCGCAGACGCTGGAAGAATATGGTTTGAACCATTCGTACGACCCGACGAAGACGTTCGGTCGGCTGTGTCTGCTTTCACGTCGACTGGTCGAACGAGGCGTTCGCTTCGTTGAATTGACGGTGCCCAATGTCGGTCACGATCGCTGGGATCAGCATAGCAATTTGAAGGATGGGCACGAGAAGAACTGCCTGGCCGTCGACCAGCCGATTGCCGCCCTACTGGCCGACCTGAAGCGGCGCGGCATGCTCGATTCGACGCTGGTCGTTTGGGGAGGCGAGTTCGGACGGACTCCCTTCGCTCAAGGCAAGAATGGCCGTGATCACAATCCGTTTGGCTTCACCATGTGGATGGCCGGTGGAGGGGTGAAGGGAGGCACCGTCTACGGCAGCACCGACGAGTTCGGCTACAAGGTGGTCGAGAACCGCGTCGAAATGTACGACCTGCACGCCACCATCCTGCATTTGCTGGGGGTCGACCATCGCCGCCTGACCTTCCGCTTCAGCGGCCGGGACATGCGATTGACCGACGTCCATGGCCACGTGCTACACGACATCCTGGTGTAG
- a CDS encoding PSD1 and planctomycete cytochrome C domain-containing protein, producing the protein MIRSSLAACLSITAMTLGVVAAELDTPQFDDAQLEFFEKEIRPILAKRCYECHGPDSETPGGGLFLTSRGALLAGGDSGASIVVGKPDESLLIEAIHYDGIYQMPPKSRMPEDEIAKLEQWVASGAAWPVSDEKNTPQKEVFDLEKRKAEHWAWRPVTRPQLPAVKNEAWVKDPVDRFILAKLEDAGLAPNGPAEPALLIRRLSFDLTGLPPKPEEVEAFVADPSPAAIEKVVDQLLASPRFGEHWGRHWLDLVRYAESRGHEFDYDIPNAYQYRDYVIRALNQDLPYNELVVEHIAGDLLERPRTNAETGSNESVLGTGFWHLGDWVHSPVDIRKDETDRFDNMLDVMNKAFLGLTVTCARCHDHKFDAISQADYYAQMGFLQSSSYRQVRFETAEHNQRIADSLDKLKDEFQNKAKAAYQSGIDRVSGRWEKELLTPGSPWNLVLAEAAKDAKHPLHYWAKSFSVTDEQRPLLLEEVHKLAEQQRLSIADYPGHVIHDYENLPKTQWRTDGVVFGNGPEKPGAFLWNSSNEPDVIGVRTDGAAVYDTRWSGLKLKPGVQDDFGKTRGWNRAGRTLKTDTFTLKDGRVHYLVKGSGYAFAVIDSHRMVQGPLHGKSGNRWESKDASQVQWIRHDLRDYLGHSIHLEFTPMDDQPLEVLLVVDGEQMPPRAKDAAKAALAFDQAASSGDVNAQRFLQTLKGAIDTPDGASLANWLVRNWDKLMPGEPNPFKDLAKQYRDQSQALLADVRWESCTAPGMWDNSAEKESLLIRGNTKTPAGLVERQLLTAITGTDNSFDPHGSGRLQLAHQMMNADNPFASRVAVNRVWHYLMGRGIVRSVDNFGVLGELPTHPQLLDYLAAEFVEDGWSLKRMIRRVVLSQTYQMSSTQAGSAEQADPKNDLFHRAEVKRLSGEAIRDSLLMVSGRLDEKMYGPSVPVYLTSFMQGRGRPGQSGPVDGAGRRSVYLEVRRNFLAPMMLAFDTPQPITTIGRRNQSNVPAQSLILLNDPFVIQQCEIWAKQAITQTPDDTQLRIERMVEQAFSRKPTAEELTLAKQFLESHGQTLSIAPQQMASSVELWRDLAHVLVNAKPFIFVR; encoded by the coding sequence TTGATACGGTCCAGCTTGGCTGCCTGTTTATCGATCACGGCGATGACGCTTGGCGTCGTCGCTGCCGAACTCGATACGCCGCAGTTCGATGATGCCCAACTCGAGTTCTTTGAGAAGGAGATCCGTCCTATTCTGGCAAAGCGGTGTTACGAGTGCCACGGGCCTGACTCCGAAACGCCGGGTGGCGGATTGTTCCTTACTTCGCGTGGAGCGCTGCTCGCAGGAGGGGACAGCGGCGCGTCGATCGTCGTCGGCAAGCCTGACGAAAGTTTGCTGATCGAAGCGATCCACTACGACGGCATCTACCAGATGCCACCCAAGTCACGGATGCCGGAGGATGAGATCGCCAAGCTCGAACAGTGGGTCGCCAGCGGAGCCGCCTGGCCGGTCAGCGACGAAAAGAATACACCCCAAAAGGAAGTCTTCGATCTCGAAAAGCGAAAGGCCGAGCACTGGGCCTGGCGACCGGTCACCCGTCCGCAGTTGCCGGCCGTGAAGAACGAGGCTTGGGTTAAGGATCCCGTCGATCGTTTCATCTTGGCAAAGCTCGAAGACGCAGGCCTCGCGCCCAATGGCCCGGCCGAACCAGCCCTTCTGATTCGAAGGCTTAGCTTCGACCTGACCGGGTTGCCGCCTAAGCCGGAAGAGGTCGAGGCCTTTGTGGCCGACCCATCTCCGGCCGCCATCGAGAAGGTCGTCGACCAGCTACTGGCTTCGCCGCGCTTTGGTGAACACTGGGGACGGCATTGGCTCGACCTGGTACGCTATGCCGAATCGCGAGGGCACGAGTTCGACTACGACATTCCCAACGCTTACCAGTATCGCGACTATGTCATTCGTGCGCTGAATCAAGATCTCCCGTACAACGAGCTGGTCGTTGAACACATCGCTGGCGACCTGCTCGAAAGGCCGAGGACGAACGCCGAGACCGGCAGTAACGAGTCGGTCCTGGGGACAGGCTTTTGGCACTTGGGAGATTGGGTCCATTCGCCGGTCGACATTCGCAAGGACGAGACCGATCGCTTCGATAACATGCTCGACGTCATGAACAAGGCGTTCCTGGGGCTGACGGTAACCTGTGCCCGCTGCCACGATCATAAGTTCGACGCGATCTCGCAGGCCGACTATTACGCCCAGATGGGGTTCCTTCAAAGTTCGTCGTATCGCCAGGTTCGTTTTGAAACGGCCGAGCACAACCAGAGGATCGCGGACTCGCTGGATAAGTTGAAGGACGAATTTCAGAATAAAGCCAAGGCGGCCTATCAAAGCGGTATCGATCGAGTGTCCGGCCGCTGGGAGAAGGAACTGCTGACGCCCGGCTCGCCTTGGAATCTGGTTTTGGCGGAAGCTGCCAAAGACGCCAAACACCCGCTGCACTACTGGGCGAAGTCTTTCAGCGTTACCGACGAACAGCGTCCCCTGCTATTGGAAGAGGTGCACAAGCTGGCCGAGCAGCAGCGTTTGTCCATTGCGGATTACCCAGGGCACGTGATTCACGACTATGAGAATCTGCCTAAGACGCAGTGGCGAACCGATGGTGTCGTGTTTGGAAATGGCCCGGAGAAGCCAGGGGCATTTCTCTGGAATTCTTCGAACGAACCTGACGTGATCGGCGTTCGAACGGACGGTGCGGCAGTCTACGACACGCGCTGGAGCGGACTGAAGCTAAAGCCGGGGGTTCAGGATGATTTCGGAAAGACACGCGGCTGGAATCGTGCCGGACGTACGCTCAAGACCGATACCTTTACGCTCAAGGACGGACGCGTTCACTACCTGGTGAAAGGAAGTGGTTATGCTTTCGCCGTAATCGATTCCCATCGGATGGTGCAGGGGCCGCTTCATGGAAAGTCAGGCAATCGCTGGGAGTCGAAGGACGCCAGCCAGGTTCAGTGGATTCGGCACGACCTGCGAGATTATCTCGGACACTCGATTCATCTTGAGTTTACTCCGATGGATGACCAGCCGTTGGAGGTCTTGTTGGTCGTCGATGGCGAGCAGATGCCTCCCAGGGCGAAGGACGCGGCGAAAGCCGCACTCGCGTTCGATCAGGCTGCGTCCAGCGGTGACGTCAACGCCCAGCGCTTCCTGCAAACATTGAAAGGCGCGATCGATACCCCGGACGGTGCCTCCCTGGCAAATTGGCTGGTTCGCAATTGGGATAAGCTGATGCCAGGCGAGCCCAATCCGTTCAAGGATTTGGCGAAACAATACCGGGATCAATCCCAGGCACTGTTGGCGGACGTGCGGTGGGAATCATGCACCGCTCCCGGCATGTGGGATAACTCGGCTGAGAAGGAATCCCTGTTGATCCGGGGCAATACGAAAACCCCGGCCGGGCTGGTCGAGCGACAACTGCTCACCGCGATTACCGGCACGGACAACTCGTTCGATCCGCACGGCAGCGGACGTTTGCAACTGGCCCATCAGATGATGAACGCCGACAATCCGTTCGCTTCGCGCGTGGCCGTGAATCGTGTTTGGCATTACCTCATGGGACGGGGCATCGTTCGTTCGGTCGATAACTTCGGCGTCCTCGGCGAGTTGCCAACGCATCCGCAGCTACTGGATTACCTGGCAGCCGAGTTCGTCGAAGATGGCTGGTCCCTCAAGCGAATGATTCGACGAGTCGTGCTGTCGCAGACCTACCAGATGTCATCGACGCAGGCAGGCTCCGCCGAACAAGCCGATCCGAAGAACGACCTGTTCCATCGAGCCGAAGTGAAGCGTCTGTCAGGCGAGGCCATCCGGGACAGTCTGCTGATGGTCAGTGGCCGTCTGGATGAAAAGATGTACGGCCCAAGCGTGCCGGTGTACCTGACTTCGTTCATGCAAGGCCGTGGTCGTCCTGGTCAAAGTGGTCCCGTTGACGGGGCAGGGCGGCGCAGCGTTTACCTGGAAGTCCGACGTAATTTCCTCGCGCCGATGATGCTGGCCTTCGATACGCCCCAGCCGATCACGACGATCGGTCGCCGCAATCAATCGAACGTGCCGGCGCAATCGCTGATACTTCTCAACGATCCGTTCGTCATCCAGCAGTGTGAAATCTGGGCCAAGCAGGCCATCACCCAGACGCCTGACGACACGCAACTGCGAATCGAGCGTATGGTCGAGCAGGCCTTCTCGCGCAAGCCGACCGCCGAGGAACTTACGCTAGCCAAACAGTTCCTGGAGAGCCACGGGCAGACGTTGTCGATCGCCCCGCAACAGATGGCTTCATCGGTCGAGTTGTGGCGCGATCTGGCGCATGTGCTGGTCAATGCCAAGCCGTTTATTTTTGTTCGTTAA
- a CDS encoding DUF1802 family protein, translating into MACQLALKEWNVVCEAIARGQQIVLARKGGIAEPEGEFALPKNRFWLYPTHFHEAESKLNGLGKMLLQEHPEFLQPPASPEVTMHLMCEVTDAIYLEDEAKLDASLFEQILSREALHMRYHYRAPGIHLLVVRAYEASQPPAITPTDAMAGCKSWVELPKPLETGDLQPVVADADFHVRKNLLLSALGA; encoded by the coding sequence ATGGCGTGCCAACTTGCCCTCAAAGAGTGGAATGTCGTCTGCGAAGCGATCGCTCGCGGCCAACAGATTGTGTTGGCCCGCAAGGGTGGCATTGCCGAGCCGGAGGGGGAATTCGCGTTGCCCAAGAATCGCTTCTGGCTGTATCCCACCCATTTCCACGAGGCCGAGTCGAAACTCAACGGTCTGGGTAAGATGCTGCTGCAAGAGCATCCCGAGTTCCTGCAGCCCCCGGCATCGCCGGAAGTGACGATGCACCTGATGTGCGAGGTGACCGACGCGATCTATCTGGAAGACGAAGCGAAGCTCGATGCGTCCCTCTTCGAGCAAATCTTAAGCCGAGAAGCGCTGCACATGCGTTACCACTATCGGGCCCCAGGGATCCACTTGTTGGTCGTACGTGCTTACGAAGCAAGCCAGCCACCGGCCATCACGCCGACCGACGCGATGGCCGGTTGTAAGAGTTGGGTCGAGTTGCCCAAGCCCTTGGAAACAGGCGACTTACAGCCGGTGGTTGCCGATGCTGATTTTCACGTTCGCAAGAATTTGCTACTTTCCGCGCTAGGTGCGTGA
- a CDS encoding endonuclease/exonuclease/phosphatase family protein, whose product MHGLKYFSVVTLGVCACLAAPAKAQEIAVRVASFNVEFSRSTTPEQVGEMFQPYNLDIIGFDEVPDGDWTARVGKVLGMKHYYVGKISSANHKDKYKSILCRTPLRETKEYPLRVDRGWNPASAVRAVTEIDGLPIAFYSLHICASGRDNGHAYQLASEILPKESVERVIVVGDYNNKIGDEAMNTIENAGMKPSWKDLKLDLSNRFTYNALDPMGKYQGRVIDHILYNTSSGASATDGSIIELDQPLSDHKPIWANLVFPRHLPKR is encoded by the coding sequence GTGCACGGTCTTAAATACTTTTCTGTTGTTACATTGGGGGTTTGTGCCTGTCTTGCCGCTCCGGCTAAGGCCCAGGAGATTGCTGTTCGCGTTGCTTCTTTCAATGTCGAATTCAGCCGGAGTACAACACCGGAACAGGTTGGCGAAATGTTCCAGCCCTATAACCTGGACATCATTGGATTCGACGAGGTTCCCGATGGTGACTGGACCGCCCGTGTGGGAAAAGTACTGGGCATGAAACACTACTACGTCGGGAAGATCTCGTCGGCAAACCACAAGGACAAATACAAATCGATTCTCTGTCGGACGCCACTGCGCGAAACAAAAGAGTACCCGCTGCGCGTCGATCGGGGTTGGAATCCTGCGTCGGCGGTCCGAGCGGTTACTGAAATTGATGGCCTTCCAATCGCATTCTACTCTTTGCATATCTGTGCTTCGGGTCGCGACAACGGGCATGCTTATCAACTTGCATCAGAGATTTTGCCCAAAGAGTCAGTCGAGCGGGTCATCGTCGTTGGCGATTACAACAACAAGATTGGCGATGAGGCGATGAACACCATTGAAAACGCAGGAATGAAGCCCAGTTGGAAGGACCTGAAATTGGATTTGTCCAACCGGTTCACGTACAACGCGCTGGACCCCATGGGCAAGTACCAGGGAAGGGTCATCGACCACATCCTGTACAACACGTCCTCTGGTGCGTCGGCGACCGATGGCAGCATCATTGAATTGGATCAGCCGCTATCAGACCACAAACCCATATGGGCCAATTTAGTTTTTCCTCGCCATCTTCCCAAACGATAA
- a CDS encoding DUF1559 domain-containing protein, which yields MTLKRTGFTLVELLVVIAIIGVLIALLLPAVQQAREAARRMTCSNHQKQLGLAMHNYHDTHGVFPPGVFADGLNDQLDTNPRAMSWMPVLLPFLEQGPLHDQLQPFMQSRSSAAFPSDLMNTKIETLMCPSDPNRGQTGEVHGTADPPPDFNDGFHGNYLLCHGNEEITTTTDNNATGMFYYLSKTDFSSCTDGTANTVMAAEILLVKSNVSGARDWRGRYYRADHLSSIVSTRLPPNTTASDKMRTCQGSPPNPSYAPCAQDTNTQVIYARSQHPGGVMMTLMDASVQFVSETINTQTWQDLGTKAGGEVPGEY from the coding sequence ATGACGCTCAAACGGACGGGCTTCACGCTCGTCGAACTACTGGTTGTTATCGCAATCATCGGGGTATTGATTGCGCTTTTGCTGCCAGCGGTGCAGCAAGCCCGCGAAGCCGCCCGACGCATGACGTGCTCGAATCACCAAAAGCAACTGGGCCTGGCAATGCACAACTACCACGACACGCACGGCGTATTTCCGCCGGGCGTGTTTGCGGATGGTTTGAATGACCAACTGGACACCAATCCAAGAGCGATGTCCTGGATGCCGGTCCTTTTGCCATTTCTGGAGCAGGGGCCACTTCACGATCAGCTTCAGCCGTTTATGCAATCGAGAAGTTCCGCTGCATTCCCTAGCGATCTGATGAACACGAAGATCGAAACGTTGATGTGCCCGTCCGACCCCAATCGCGGGCAGACCGGCGAGGTTCACGGAACTGCCGATCCACCGCCAGACTTCAACGATGGTTTCCACGGCAACTACTTGTTGTGCCACGGCAACGAAGAGATCACGACGACAACCGATAACAACGCGACTGGGATGTTCTACTACCTGTCAAAGACTGATTTTTCTTCCTGCACGGACGGGACTGCCAACACCGTAATGGCGGCAGAAATCTTGCTGGTGAAATCGAATGTGTCTGGGGCACGTGACTGGCGTGGTCGTTATTACCGTGCCGACCACCTCAGCAGCATTGTCAGCACGCGACTTCCGCCGAACACCACGGCTTCGGACAAGATGCGTACCTGCCAGGGTTCGCCTCCTAACCCGTCTTACGCACCTTGTGCGCAGGACACCAACACGCAGGTCATTTATGCCCGCAGCCAACATCCAGGTGGCGTGATGATGACCCTGATGGATGCCAGCGTGCAATTTGTATCGGAAACGATCAATACTCAAACGTGGCAAGACCTGGGAACGAAAGCTGGTGGCGAAGTACCGGGCGAATATTAA
- a CDS encoding zinc-dependent metalloprotease — MLQRSTAWCATAMVALAATGLAMADETKTDGDMADAAVPSEVAATTGGSSSSSSGGSSSSGSSTPAHAAILKDFKKQDGLIPTYHKGNRMFFELNNTHYNGEFIVLISIARGAGVEPLYGGMSWGFGDDWVWSFRKVDDRIHIVRKNVRFKAQDGKPESRAVKHAYNDSVLFSIPIATKGPGGGDLVEVTPVFMSDLPMIGDVLPGFGFSASKSIFGAVKGFEKNLELQVEATYQSSGRSNIDSVPDSRGLTIDVHYSISKIPSGGYTPRVADDRVGYFLTAVKNYSKSDDNQFVRYVNRWKLEKADPAAKMSEPKEPIIFYMENTIPYKYRKPIRDGILEWNKAFEKAGFIDAIHVRQQEDDADWDPEDVRYNTFRWITSDAGFAMGPSRVNPYTGQILDADIIFDADFLNYWKQAFENYNPQSTEALIGGPLDVNSQEEFLKRVGSISPRHQCMLSGGMSQQFAFGAAAVLADVEKEKAAKKKKKKKDKEEAKSEEEMKEGEKSEDKNAEEKASDDKKEDKEEESKEEEEKKPSAEEVKKEREALLERMIMEGLKEVAMHEVGHTLGLRHNFVASKYHSLAEIADLEDGEATVSSVMDYVPPHIAPPGEKQGAFFPQSIGVYDMWAIEYGYKPFSGGTDGEKGELNKLASKSTEPGLAYLTDEDTTSLSPDPDSNRFDFGKDPLEFAKNQSEVVKAAMDGLADRVVEDGEDYSRVRQAFNTLLNTHGQAMYFASRYVGGVHVNRSHKGQADAPAPFEVVDVEKQREVMKLLSEQVFSDEPFQFDPELYNKLAPSHWNHWGTSFDIRGDYPIHDTISRWQSTILSRLFSSITLDRMHDAELKVPADQDAFTTAEMIESLTDAIFSELDSLEEGDYTVRQPAISSLRRNLQRDYLQRLSTLAMGNSYAPADCQTIAYAQLIDLHEKLRDLEEKELELDAYTRAHLLETTRRIEKVLDAELTLSRP, encoded by the coding sequence TTGTTGCAACGGTCAACGGCTTGGTGTGCGACGGCGATGGTCGCCCTGGCCGCAACCGGTCTGGCCATGGCGGACGAAACGAAGACGGACGGAGACATGGCCGATGCTGCCGTCCCATCCGAAGTCGCCGCGACGACAGGCGGATCGAGTTCCTCGAGTTCCGGTGGCAGTAGTTCCAGCGGTTCGAGTACGCCGGCTCACGCCGCGATCCTGAAGGACTTCAAGAAACAAGACGGCCTGATTCCCACTTATCACAAGGGGAATCGGATGTTCTTTGAACTGAACAACACGCATTACAACGGCGAGTTCATCGTGCTGATTTCGATTGCCCGCGGTGCCGGTGTTGAACCGCTGTACGGCGGCATGTCGTGGGGCTTCGGTGACGACTGGGTCTGGAGCTTCCGCAAGGTCGACGATCGCATTCACATCGTTCGCAAGAACGTGCGCTTCAAAGCCCAAGATGGCAAGCCTGAATCGCGTGCCGTGAAGCATGCCTACAACGACAGCGTGCTGTTCAGCATTCCGATCGCCACGAAAGGTCCCGGTGGTGGTGACCTGGTGGAAGTGACCCCGGTCTTCATGAGCGACCTGCCGATGATCGGCGACGTGCTGCCAGGCTTCGGCTTCTCGGCCAGCAAATCGATCTTTGGTGCAGTGAAGGGCTTCGAGAAGAACCTGGAACTTCAAGTTGAAGCGACCTATCAATCAAGCGGCCGCTCGAACATCGACTCGGTGCCCGACTCACGTGGTTTGACGATCGACGTACACTACTCGATCAGCAAGATCCCATCGGGCGGTTACACTCCGCGCGTCGCGGACGATCGCGTCGGTTACTTCCTGACCGCCGTGAAGAACTACTCGAAGTCGGACGACAACCAGTTCGTGCGGTACGTCAACCGCTGGAAGCTGGAAAAGGCCGATCCTGCGGCGAAGATGTCGGAACCGAAAGAACCGATCATCTTCTACATGGAAAACACCATTCCGTATAAGTATCGCAAACCGATTCGCGATGGGATTCTGGAATGGAACAAGGCCTTCGAAAAGGCAGGCTTCATCGACGCGATTCACGTTCGGCAGCAGGAAGACGACGCCGATTGGGATCCGGAAGACGTCCGCTACAACACGTTCCGCTGGATCACTTCGGACGCTGGTTTCGCGATGGGGCCGAGCCGTGTGAATCCTTACACGGGGCAAATCCTGGACGCCGACATCATCTTCGATGCCGACTTCCTTAACTACTGGAAGCAGGCCTTCGAGAACTACAACCCTCAATCGACGGAAGCGTTGATTGGCGGTCCGCTGGACGTCAATAGCCAGGAAGAGTTCCTGAAGCGCGTCGGGTCGATCTCGCCGCGCCACCAGTGCATGCTCTCAGGCGGCATGTCGCAGCAGTTCGCTTTTGGTGCTGCCGCTGTCTTGGCCGACGTCGAGAAAGAAAAGGCTGCCAAGAAGAAGAAAAAGAAGAAGGACAAGGAAGAAGCCAAGTCCGAAGAAGAGATGAAAGAAGGCGAAAAGTCCGAGGATAAGAACGCCGAGGAAAAAGCCTCCGACGACAAGAAGGAAGATAAAGAAGAAGAGTCCAAGGAAGAGGAAGAAAAGAAGCCTTCGGCCGAAGAGGTCAAGAAAGAGCGAGAAGCCTTGCTCGAACGCATGATCATGGAAGGTCTGAAGGAAGTGGCCATGCATGAAGTCGGGCACACGTTGGGCCTGCGTCATAACTTCGTCGCCAGCAAGTACCATAGCCTGGCCGAGATCGCCGATTTGGAAGATGGCGAAGCGACCGTTTCCAGCGTGATGGACTACGTTCCCCCGCACATCGCCCCTCCCGGCGAAAAGCAGGGCGCGTTCTTCCCGCAGTCGATCGGCGTCTACGATATGTGGGCGATCGAGTACGGTTACAAGCCATTTAGCGGCGGAACCGACGGTGAGAAGGGCGAGCTGAACAAGCTGGCCTCGAAGAGTACCGAGCCTGGTTTGGCCTACCTGACGGATGAAGACACGACGAGCCTTTCGCCAGATCCGGATTCGAATCGCTTCGACTTCGGCAAGGATCCACTCGAGTTTGCCAAGAACCAATCGGAAGTCGTGAAAGCGGCGATGGATGGTCTGGCAGATCGCGTGGTGGAAGATGGCGAGGACTACTCTCGTGTTCGTCAGGCCTTCAACACGCTGCTGAACACCCATGGTCAAGCGATGTACTTCGCGTCCCGCTACGTCGGCGGCGTGCACGTCAATCGCTCGCACAAGGGCCAGGCCGACGCTCCGGCACCGTTTGAAGTGGTGGACGTTGAAAAGCAGCGTGAAGTCATGAAGCTGCTCTCGGAACAGGTCTTCAGTGACGAGCCATTCCAGTTCGACCCCGAACTGTACAACAAGTTGGCTCCTTCCCACTGGAACCACTGGGGTACCAGCTTCGACATCCGCGGCGACTACCCGATCCACGACACGATCTCGCGATGGCAGTCGACGATTCTGTCGCGATTGTTCTCGTCGATCACCCTGGACCGGATGCATGACGCGGAGTTGAAAGTCCCCGCCGATCAAGATGCGTTCACGACGGCTGAAATGATCGAGAGCCTGACCGATGCCATCTTCAGCGAACTCGATTCACTGGAAGAGGGTGACTATACGGTTCGCCAGCCAGCGATCAGCAGTCTGCGCCGCAACTTGCAGCGAGACTACCTGCAGCGATTATCGACCTTGGCCATGGGCAATTCGTATGCTCCGGCCGATTGCCAGACGATCGCCTATGCTCAGCTGATCGACCTGCACGAAAAGCTGCGGGACCTGGAAGAAAAGGAACTGGAACTCGACGCCTACACGCGTGCCCATCTGTTGGAAACGACGCGTCGGATCGAGAAAGTTCTGGATGCCGAACTAACGCTCTCGCGTCCGTAA
- a CDS encoding phosphotransferase yields MTNHDKTLIQVLAAFQLPTSTVRGIVACEGGLSGSEVWKVETAQACYCLKLMPPDFSVNRLLAAHHAANDRRRRGMTYLAGYLPAASGQTYVQTDDRLWELQTWINGSPPTLPYTFPQKKAMFHAVAEFHDKHETPPKETDVSPGIQTRIQLCEAWRLKHVRGHFPSLHSFGQPQWKWALEQFLDSLVHYHPRLGPLLLSLEDETYLLEDCIADPRPENFRFQGDQLTGLFDLGSMRWDNIALDVSRMASEVSLDGEVDWEFAFQAVDSIRPLTPSEERLAIVLDAANVLLTGLNWVQWLVIDEIRFANCDHVSSRLSHLTDRLAKIEKHAAWKI; encoded by the coding sequence ATGACGAACCACGACAAAACGCTAATCCAGGTCCTGGCAGCTTTTCAGCTTCCCACATCGACAGTGCGCGGCATCGTAGCTTGTGAAGGAGGACTTAGCGGAAGCGAGGTATGGAAGGTCGAAACGGCTCAGGCATGTTACTGTTTGAAGCTTATGCCGCCCGACTTTTCCGTCAATCGTCTACTGGCGGCCCACCATGCGGCGAACGATCGCCGCCGCCGGGGCATGACCTACCTGGCCGGGTACCTGCCGGCGGCATCCGGCCAGACTTATGTGCAGACGGATGATCGGCTGTGGGAACTTCAAACCTGGATCAATGGATCGCCGCCCACCCTTCCCTACACATTTCCGCAAAAGAAGGCCATGTTTCACGCGGTTGCCGAGTTTCATGACAAGCACGAAACGCCCCCGAAAGAAACCGACGTATCGCCCGGAATTCAGACGCGTATCCAACTCTGCGAAGCGTGGCGCCTGAAGCATGTGCGTGGCCACTTCCCCTCGCTTCACAGCTTCGGGCAACCGCAGTGGAAATGGGCGCTCGAGCAATTCCTAGACAGTTTAGTACATTATCACCCACGCCTGGGTCCGCTGCTCTTATCGCTTGAGGACGAGACCTATTTGCTTGAAGACTGCATCGCGGATCCGCGCCCGGAAAACTTTCGATTCCAGGGAGATCAGCTGACCGGATTATTCGATCTGGGGTCGATGCGGTGGGATAACATTGCTCTGGATGTATCGCGAATGGCGAGCGAAGTGTCCCTGGATGGAGAAGTCGACTGGGAATTTGCCTTCCAAGCGGTCGACTCAATTCGCCCGCTTACCCCTTCGGAAGAGCGGTTGGCAATCGTCCTGGACGCGGCAAATGTTCTGCTAACGGGGTTGAATTGGGTACAGTGGCTAGTGATTGATGAGATCCGTTTCGCCAACTGTGACCATGTCAGTTCCCGGCTGTCTCACCTAACGGATCGTTTAGCGAAAATAGAGAAGCACGCAGCCTGGAAGATATGA